A genomic segment from Desulfuromonadales bacterium encodes:
- a CDS encoding cytochrome c3 family protein: MSEGKRMPWPLALAALVVLVAGSWGVASAMESGDCLGCHADAGSVGERAAIAEPAFAATPHAEMGCLACHPQVADSHPDDGLAVGKADCNECHAEVAAEYAKTLHGGNAGCADCHDPHAVRGQHEVSGYDVNRQCAACHAAQQMTETHRQWLPQTEVHLTSLPCITCHTGSEKLTLELYVIKEGKQTADGDFELAGYQELAALTGGEAISTLIDRNGNGQISIEELRSFNRNPAYRDFRLHGMMVPAQMTHSYDILYNRWDCTFCHGTGPASMQTSYLSFPGPDGSYRRLPVENGAVLSVLYATPDFYMVGATRNTALNLAGAMILAGGLVMPVGHGFLRFLTRKNRQ, translated from the coding sequence ATGAGCGAAGGCAAACGGATGCCCTGGCCGCTCGCCCTGGCGGCGCTGGTGGTGCTGGTGGCAGGGAGCTGGGGGGTGGCTTCGGCCATGGAGAGCGGGGATTGTCTGGGCTGCCATGCCGATGCCGGCAGCGTCGGCGAGCGGGCGGCGATAGCCGAGCCGGCCTTTGCCGCCACGCCGCACGCCGAGATGGGCTGCCTCGCCTGCCACCCGCAGGTCGCCGACAGCCATCCCGACGACGGCCTGGCCGTCGGCAAGGCCGACTGCAACGAGTGCCACGCCGAGGTGGCCGCCGAGTACGCCAAAACCCTGCACGGCGGCAATGCCGGCTGCGCCGACTGCCACGACCCGCACGCGGTGCGGGGGCAGCACGAGGTCTCCGGCTACGACGTGAACCGGCAGTGCGCCGCCTGCCATGCGGCGCAGCAGATGACCGAGACGCACCGCCAGTGGCTGCCGCAGACCGAGGTCCACCTGACCTCGCTGCCCTGCATCACCTGCCATACCGGCTCGGAGAAGCTGACCCTCGAGCTCTACGTGATCAAGGAAGGGAAGCAGACGGCCGACGGCGACTTCGAGCTCGCCGGCTACCAGGAACTGGCCGCATTGACCGGCGGTGAAGCGATCTCCACGCTCATCGACCGCAACGGCAACGGCCAGATCTCCATCGAGGAGCTGCGCAGCTTCAACCGCAACCCCGCCTACCGGGACTTCCGCCTGCACGGCATGATGGTGCCGGCGCAGATGACCCACAGCTACGACATCCTCTACAACCGCTGGGACTGCACCTTCTGCCACGGCACCGGGCCCGCCTCCATGCAGACCAGCTACCTGAGCTTCCCCGGACCCGACGGCTCCTACCGCCGGCTGCCGGTGGAAAACGGCGCGGTGCTCTCGGTGCTCTACGCCACGCCCGACTTCTACATGGTCGGCGCCACCCGCAACACGGCGCTCAACCTGGCCGGCGCCATGATCCTCGCCGGCGGCCTGGTGATGCCGGTGGGGCACGGCTTCCTGCGGTTTCTGACCCGCAAAAACAGACAGTGA